One Paenibacillus sp. FSL H7-0737 DNA segment encodes these proteins:
- a CDS encoding GTP-binding protein, with amino-acid sequence MIQQQGAERINVGIFAHVDAGKTTTTEHILYESGRIRALGSVDSGTALTDSMDVERQRGISIRAALASFEWKGVQINLVDTPGHVDFLSEVERSLRVMDCAVLILSAVEGVQAQSEMIWNALRKLGIPTLIFMNKMDRVGADPEAVLAQARNYLSSDIIPVQQPTGKEQEYIGAIDLWGSDADPAAQTELLEALAERDEDLLETYMSGSSIDLAAWKKYMKTASASGRFFPMVYGVAAKGLGITALLDAMVEYFPRAGGNVEGPVSGIVYNIQRDKSMGRMAFVRLYEGTIRNRDTVMNYTQNIQGKVTQIRKVEGGRTEDVGSLEAGDIAVIYGLSGVRIGDVLGHPEAIPEEAKLAVPLLTVRVFWGTDMDDHKVIGALQELADEDPLLDAQWLQDERELHIKVMGPIQLEILNSVLEERYALKVTFGQPSVIYKETPASAGEGFIAYTMPKPCWAILRFQIEPGPPGSGLVYDSVVRSSDLLPQYQSETARRVPEALQQGLYGWEVTDLKVTLIEGQHHVWHTHPLDFAVATPMGIMDGLARVGTKLLEPILQVRIVVPEENGGRVMNDLVQMRGTFEPPVLQGERMIIEGRLPLATSLDYPVTLSSYTKGRSTFTSFFAGYEECPPDVSAERTRRGVNPLDQAKYILSVRKALQG; translated from the coding sequence ATGATTCAGCAGCAGGGAGCAGAACGGATTAATGTGGGGATATTTGCCCATGTGGATGCCGGCAAGACAACAACAACAGAGCATATTTTGTATGAAAGCGGTCGCATTCGAGCGCTCGGCAGCGTAGACAGTGGGACAGCATTGACGGATTCTATGGATGTAGAGCGGCAACGAGGAATATCCATTCGGGCGGCATTAGCTTCTTTTGAATGGAAGGGTGTGCAGATCAACCTCGTTGATACACCAGGACACGTCGATTTTCTGTCAGAGGTTGAACGGTCTTTGCGAGTGATGGATTGTGCGGTGCTAATTTTGTCGGCGGTAGAGGGTGTGCAGGCTCAAAGTGAGATGATCTGGAACGCGCTGAGGAAGCTGGGAATACCGACGCTTATTTTTATGAACAAAATGGATCGTGTAGGTGCAGACCCTGAGGCTGTGCTGGCGCAAGCGAGAAATTATTTGTCTAGTGATATCATTCCTGTACAGCAACCCACCGGGAAAGAGCAGGAGTACATAGGCGCAATAGATTTGTGGGGGAGCGATGCCGATCCTGCTGCACAGACTGAATTGTTGGAGGCATTGGCTGAGCGGGATGAAGATCTGCTAGAGACGTATATGTCAGGTAGTTCGATTGATCTTGCAGCTTGGAAAAAATATATGAAGACAGCTTCCGCTTCAGGACGCTTCTTCCCAATGGTTTATGGTGTTGCCGCCAAGGGTCTTGGCATTACTGCATTGCTGGACGCGATGGTTGAGTATTTTCCGCGAGCTGGTGGCAATGTTGAGGGGCCGGTGTCCGGCATTGTCTACAATATTCAGCGTGATAAAAGCATGGGGCGAATGGCGTTTGTCCGCCTTTATGAAGGAACGATCCGTAACCGCGATACGGTAATGAACTACACGCAGAATATTCAGGGAAAAGTGACCCAGATCCGCAAGGTCGAGGGTGGTCGTACTGAGGATGTCGGATCGCTTGAAGCGGGGGATATCGCTGTAATCTATGGTCTTTCAGGGGTACGGATCGGAGATGTACTCGGCCATCCGGAGGCGATTCCGGAGGAAGCGAAGCTGGCTGTACCGCTGCTAACGGTGCGCGTATTCTGGGGAACCGATATGGATGACCATAAGGTTATCGGAGCATTGCAGGAGCTGGCGGATGAAGATCCGCTCTTGGATGCGCAGTGGCTGCAGGATGAGCGAGAGCTGCATATCAAAGTAATGGGACCTATTCAGCTGGAGATTCTGAATAGTGTTCTGGAGGAGCGGTATGCGCTGAAGGTTACCTTCGGTCAGCCTTCTGTTATCTATAAAGAAACGCCAGCCTCTGCTGGGGAAGGCTTTATCGCTTATACGATGCCGAAGCCGTGCTGGGCGATTCTGCGGTTTCAGATTGAGCCCGGACCTCCTGGCAGTGGTTTAGTTTATGATTCGGTAGTGCGGAGTTCCGATCTGCTGCCGCAATATCAGAGCGAGACCGCACGCCGTGTACCAGAAGCCTTGCAACAGGGCTTGTACGGCTGGGAGGTTACCGATCTTAAAGTGACCTTAATCGAGGGACAGCATCATGTATGGCATACCCATCCGCTGGATTTTGCCGTAGCGACTCCTATGGGGATTATGGATGGACTCGCGCGGGTAGGCACTAAACTACTGGAGCCGATTCTTCAGGTTCGCATCGTTGTCCCTGAGGAGAATGGCGGCCGAGTGATGAACGACCTGGTTCAGATGCGCGGCACCTTCGAGCCACCTGTGCTGCAAGGTGAGCGGATGATCATCGAAGGCCGTCTGCCACTGGCAACGTCGCTTGATTATCCTGTTACTTTAAGCTCCTATACGAAGGGGCGTAGCACGTTCACTTCTTTTTTTGCCGGCTATGAAGAATGTCCTCCAGACGTATCCGCTGAGCGCACCCGCCGGGGCGTGAATCCATTAGATCAGGCGAAATATATATTAAGCGTGCGAAAGGCGCTGCAGGGGTGA
- a CDS encoding DUF3298 and DUF4163 domain-containing protein has protein sequence MDNQIKKIIEDYNKLPIPEELDFVVSKALKKRKIRRIRYQWISGVCAAALFFVIGINVNVNIANAFSAIPGVDSIVKVLTFREYKVDEQTYNADIKVPIITNLENKELESTLNEKYLEENKKLYDEFQAEMESLKQSGEGHLGVDTGFEVKTDNAELFAISRYVVNTVGSSSTTMQHDTIDKKNQILLSLPMLFKDDRYISIISENIKEQMRSQMKADKDMFYWISTDEPNEDLFYQFENIAKDQDFYINDKYQLVISFNKYDVAPGYMGVREFIIPTDVIADVLVSRTYIK, from the coding sequence ATGGATAACCAAATCAAAAAAATTATAGAAGATTATAACAAACTCCCTATTCCTGAGGAATTAGATTTCGTTGTAAGTAAAGCATTAAAGAAAAGGAAAATAAGAAGAATACGTTACCAGTGGATATCTGGAGTTTGTGCGGCAGCCCTATTTTTCGTGATTGGGATTAATGTCAATGTTAACATTGCCAATGCCTTCTCCGCTATACCTGGTGTAGACAGTATTGTTAAAGTGCTAACTTTTAGAGAATACAAAGTGGATGAGCAGACCTATAATGCAGACATAAAGGTCCCCATCATTACTAACCTAGAGAATAAAGAGCTGGAATCGACTCTGAATGAAAAATATCTCGAAGAAAACAAAAAACTATATGATGAGTTTCAAGCAGAGATGGAGTCTTTAAAGCAATCCGGAGAGGGGCATTTAGGGGTCGACACAGGTTTTGAGGTTAAAACGGACAATGCTGAGCTATTTGCTATTAGCAGATACGTGGTAAATACCGTAGGTTCATCGTCAACAACAATGCAGCACGATACGATAGACAAGAAGAATCAAATCCTGCTAAGTCTGCCTATGTTATTTAAGGATGATCGATATATCAGTATCATAAGTGAAAATATTAAAGAACAGATGCGCTCCCAAATGAAAGCAGATAAAGATATGTTCTACTGGATTTCAACAGATGAACCCAATGAAGACCTTTTTTATCAATTTGAAAATATAGCTAAAGATCAAGATTTCTATATCAACGATAAGTACCAGCTGGTTATTTCCTTTAACAAATATGATGTGGCTCCTGGCTACATGGGCGTTAGAGAATTCATCATTCCAACAGATGTAATTGCAGATGTTCTGGTCAGCCGTACGTACATTAAATAA
- a CDS encoding S-layer homology domain-containing protein — protein sequence MKKSLFISNVKTMTIACGILAASLSFGASAFAFTDLKGDPAEAKINSLHKEGIINGVDKDKFAPKSKVSFAQGIQFIVGGLNLSPKPEAGNSSSKASDYFDKVNDKSWYASAFLTAKQNGLSLDRTVDPNGTITRAQFAHLLTQALQSKGNFPVTLMYVDIKDGDKLSTEVINSLQILLNTHIATLDKNGNFRPNDAITRSEAAAMTYDAAAFAKRVIVSNGSPTTPTYETEVTLTKAGEGVNKATLTVNNLPHSGYGLVIERIEFGKDKTAVIYFNVTAPDPGKMYAQVISKASVVTYLPEGYKAIAKSVSGSTSSATQ from the coding sequence ATGAAGAAATCATTATTCATAAGTAATGTCAAAACAATGACGATAGCCTGCGGTATTCTAGCAGCAAGCCTGTCATTTGGGGCATCCGCTTTTGCTTTTACGGATTTGAAAGGTGATCCTGCGGAAGCAAAAATTAACTCCCTGCATAAAGAGGGGATTATAAATGGAGTAGACAAAGATAAGTTCGCGCCTAAATCTAAAGTAAGCTTTGCCCAAGGGATTCAGTTCATCGTTGGGGGTCTGAATCTGTCTCCGAAGCCAGAGGCGGGTAACAGCTCATCCAAAGCTAGTGATTATTTTGATAAGGTGAATGACAAATCCTGGTATGCTTCAGCCTTCCTGACTGCCAAGCAAAATGGTCTTTCACTTGATCGAACAGTAGATCCTAACGGAACCATCACCCGTGCTCAGTTCGCTCACTTATTAACGCAAGCACTGCAAAGTAAAGGTAACTTCCCGGTTACACTGATGTATGTAGACATTAAGGATGGCGATAAACTTTCTACAGAGGTTATAAATAGTCTCCAGATCCTGTTGAATACACATATCGCCACACTCGATAAGAACGGTAATTTCCGGCCAAATGATGCCATTACCCGTTCGGAAGCAGCCGCAATGACCTACGATGCAGCTGCTTTTGCCAAACGCGTAATTGTGTCTAATGGCAGCCCTACTACTCCAACCTATGAGACTGAGGTTACACTAACCAAAGCGGGTGAAGGAGTAAACAAGGCTACATTGACCGTTAACAACTTACCGCATTCTGGATATGGACTAGTGATTGAGCGAATCGAATTTGGCAAAGACAAGACCGCAGTGATTTATTTTAATGTGACTGCTCCTGACCCAGGAAAAATGTACGCACAGGTGATCTCAAAAGCATCTGTTGTCACTTATCTGCCAGAGGGATATAAAGCGATCGCTAAATCGGTATCCGGATCTACATCTAGCGCTACGCAATAA
- a CDS encoding SDR family oxidoreductase produces the protein MLDQRLQNKVAVVTGAGSGIGKATAIRFAQHGAKVYMLDRTPEESYETKREIESIGGTATVIECDVSNPGLVEESIRKVADEARKIDIIFANAGINGTWAPIETLEIEDWDQTLDTNLRSTFATVKYAIPHMKENGGSIIITSSINGNRVFSNIGAAAYSSSKAGQVAFMKMAALELAQYGIRVNAVCPGSIDTQIGDNTDKSDDLQEVKIPVEFPKGNHPLEDAPGKPEQVANLVLFLASDESFHVTGTEIYVDGAESLLRG, from the coding sequence ATGTTAGATCAACGTTTGCAAAATAAAGTTGCAGTAGTCACAGGCGCAGGGTCCGGTATTGGAAAAGCTACAGCCATAAGGTTTGCTCAGCACGGAGCTAAGGTATATATGCTTGATCGCACCCCTGAGGAATCCTATGAAACTAAACGTGAAATTGAATCCATTGGAGGAACAGCTACAGTTATCGAATGCGATGTTTCCAATCCAGGTCTTGTCGAAGAAAGTATTCGTAAGGTTGCGGATGAGGCTCGGAAGATTGATATTATTTTTGCGAATGCTGGCATTAATGGTACATGGGCTCCAATCGAAACACTAGAAATCGAAGATTGGGACCAGACGCTAGATACCAACCTACGCAGTACCTTTGCCACAGTAAAATATGCTATCCCCCATATGAAAGAAAATGGCGGCAGCATCATTATCACTAGCTCTATTAACGGAAATCGAGTGTTCTCGAACATCGGCGCTGCTGCGTACTCCTCTTCCAAGGCTGGACAAGTCGCTTTTATGAAAATGGCTGCGTTAGAGCTGGCGCAATACGGTATCCGCGTAAATGCGGTCTGTCCTGGATCAATCGACACTCAAATTGGAGATAATACGGATAAGAGCGATGATCTTCAAGAAGTGAAGATTCCTGTAGAATTTCCGAAAGGCAATCATCCTCTGGAAGATGCGCCCGGTAAACCTGAACAAGTAGCCAATCTAGTATTATTTCTCGCCTCGGATGAGTCTTTCCATGTCACAGGAACTGAGATCTATGTAGATGGTGCCGAGTCACTCCTTCGCGGATAA
- the pbfA gene encoding (R)-1-hydroxy-2-aminoethylphosphonate ammonia-lyase — translation MRDNHELKREGDINFSPLRTEWMTQLSAVSIDRIEADERAYMRQSMSTPCLNSIVDAEGCYITDVNGHKYLDFHGNSIHQIGYKNPYVTEAVKKQLDELPFIPRRFTADIAVKAAEALINKTTSKDYKVLFTPSGSAAVGLALKIARKWTGKHKVISMWESFHGAGLDTIAVGGEYVFKKDMGPQMPGMLKAIPFNAYRNLLGSHSHEAVATFCLDYLEYMIQHEGEIGAILLEPIRATDTHIPPISFFTRLRKICDEYGILLIFDEIPTALMRSGRFYVHQNFDIDPDILVLGKGLGGGVIPQAAVLTRTQYDCAGDISLGHYTHEKPALGSAAICATIDYIDDLNLQEQCISRSEFVRGKLDTLSAKHLCIGDIRIAGLLISIELVKSRDTKEKNEELAERVLYYCLEKGLSFKLAGGNCITWHPPLIVSEEQLSFAVNLLDEGLCKYS, via the coding sequence ATGCGAGATAATCATGAGCTGAAAAGAGAAGGTGACATCAACTTTAGCCCCTTGCGGACAGAGTGGATGACCCAGTTAAGCGCTGTGAGTATAGATAGGATCGAAGCGGACGAGCGTGCATATATGCGACAATCCATGTCAACGCCATGCTTGAACAGTATCGTAGATGCTGAGGGATGTTATATCACAGATGTGAATGGACACAAATATCTTGATTTTCATGGAAATAGCATTCATCAGATTGGCTATAAGAATCCTTATGTAACTGAAGCTGTGAAAAAACAGCTCGACGAGCTACCGTTCATTCCAAGAAGATTTACGGCAGATATTGCGGTGAAAGCTGCAGAAGCTTTAATCAACAAAACAACCTCAAAGGACTATAAAGTATTATTTACGCCTTCCGGAAGTGCAGCTGTAGGTCTGGCCCTTAAGATTGCTCGCAAATGGACGGGGAAGCATAAGGTCATCTCCATGTGGGAGTCCTTCCATGGCGCGGGGCTGGACACAATCGCTGTCGGAGGAGAATACGTGTTTAAAAAGGACATGGGCCCGCAAATGCCAGGAATGCTGAAAGCCATTCCTTTTAACGCATACCGCAACCTGCTGGGAAGTCATTCCCATGAAGCAGTGGCTACCTTCTGCCTCGACTATCTGGAATATATGATTCAGCATGAGGGAGAGATCGGGGCGATCTTACTTGAGCCTATTCGGGCAACGGATACGCATATCCCGCCTATCTCTTTTTTCACAAGATTAAGAAAAATATGTGATGAATATGGGATTCTGCTGATTTTTGATGAGATTCCTACAGCGCTGATGCGAAGCGGTAGGTTCTACGTCCATCAGAATTTCGATATCGATCCGGATATCCTCGTGCTAGGAAAAGGGTTAGGTGGAGGGGTGATCCCGCAAGCAGCGGTGCTTACCAGAACGCAATATGATTGTGCGGGGGATATTTCTTTGGGGCACTATACCCATGAGAAACCGGCGTTAGGAAGTGCAGCGATCTGTGCCACCATCGATTATATCGATGACTTAAATCTGCAGGAACAATGTATCAGCAGGTCTGAATTTGTAAGAGGGAAGCTTGACACTCTGTCGGCTAAACATCTTTGCATAGGAGATATCCGTATTGCTGGACTACTGATTTCTATTGAACTTGTGAAGTCCAGAGACACCAAAGAGAAGAATGAGGAATTAGCTGAGCGAGTACTGTATTATTGCTTGGAGAAGGGTCTTTCTTTTAAATTGGCTGGAGGAAACTGCATCACTTGGCATCCTCCGCTTATTGTATCTGAAGAGCAATTAAGTTTTGCTGTTAATCTTCTGGATGAAGGATTGTGTAAATATAGTTGA
- a CDS encoding acyltransferase family protein, whose product MKEIKVTPPTNSLEPDNSTTRRRYMPGIDGLRALSVIAVIAYHLDLNWAPGGLIGVGIFFVLSGYLITDQIIQRWKQDRRFDLKDFWIRRARRLLPAMFVMLFVTAMWLLVFDRSRLAALQGDFISSTLYFNNWWLIFHDVSYFESFGPPSPIGHLWSLAIEEQFYFIWPLVIIVGLRLAPQRGKLIVMCLTGAFLSALAMALIYQPGVDPSRVYYGTDTRAFALLIGAALALAWPSQNLTDKISRRSRYILDFSGAIGLITLILMIWRTNEYGQFLYYGGLVLVSILSAIVIAVLAHPACRLAKIMGCKPLRWIGVRSYSIYIWHYPVIILTNPTVNTGGFDGFRVLFQLGVSLLLASLSWKYIEEPIRQGLLGRWCTKLSRRLQFKIRPLFIFIAVPLIILSISCSSNLDTKISADPNTGTITNPDKNEHNVTLVPPQNIPTPVPVPVPVPVDPPKKPEPQPQVEEAGKGVTAIGDSVILDAAPYLQELLPGIVIDGKVGRQMSQAQEVVDKLRTKGKLGTRVIINLGTNGAFNSNQLRKLLISLEDVQQVVLVNTRVPKKWQNTVNTLLKKVALEFPNAMVVDWHSSSEGKDSYFYEDGVHLKREGAKSYAALVAKAIQKENQ is encoded by the coding sequence ATGAAAGAAATCAAGGTTACACCACCGACTAACTCTTTAGAACCTGACAATTCCACGACTAGAAGGCGTTATATGCCGGGAATAGATGGACTTCGCGCACTCTCTGTGATCGCAGTTATCGCGTATCATCTCGACCTCAATTGGGCTCCAGGAGGACTTATAGGGGTCGGAATATTCTTCGTTCTGTCTGGATATCTGATCACGGATCAAATCATCCAAAGGTGGAAGCAAGACCGACGGTTCGACCTTAAAGATTTCTGGATCAGACGAGCGCGACGGCTATTGCCTGCTATGTTTGTCATGCTTTTTGTCACTGCTATGTGGCTTCTGGTGTTCGATCGTTCACGATTAGCAGCATTACAAGGGGACTTTATATCTTCAACGTTATACTTCAATAACTGGTGGCTTATTTTTCACGATGTATCTTATTTCGAGAGCTTTGGACCTCCTTCTCCTATAGGTCATTTGTGGTCGCTCGCTATTGAGGAACAGTTCTACTTCATTTGGCCATTGGTTATTATTGTAGGGTTACGCCTTGCACCTCAACGAGGTAAACTCATTGTGATGTGTCTAACAGGGGCATTCCTCTCGGCACTTGCTATGGCGCTAATCTATCAACCTGGAGTTGACCCAAGCCGAGTCTATTATGGTACTGATACTCGAGCTTTTGCTCTACTGATTGGAGCCGCTCTCGCTCTAGCATGGCCGAGTCAAAATTTGACCGATAAGATTTCACGCAGATCTCGCTATATCCTTGACTTCAGTGGTGCAATCGGATTAATCACCCTCATTCTTATGATTTGGCGGACGAATGAGTACGGACAATTTCTTTATTATGGCGGCTTGGTTCTCGTGTCGATCCTTTCCGCAATTGTAATAGCTGTACTCGCACATCCTGCGTGCCGACTAGCTAAAATCATGGGTTGCAAGCCCTTGCGTTGGATTGGCGTACGTTCCTATAGTATTTACATATGGCATTATCCAGTCATCATTCTAACTAATCCTACAGTAAATACAGGTGGGTTCGATGGTTTCCGTGTTCTTTTTCAGCTGGGAGTTAGCCTCCTATTAGCCTCACTATCGTGGAAATATATCGAAGAACCTATTCGTCAAGGTTTATTAGGAAGATGGTGTACGAAATTAAGCAGGCGTCTGCAATTCAAGATTCGACCCTTATTCATCTTTATTGCAGTCCCGTTAATCATATTGTCCATATCCTGCAGTAGCAACTTGGATACTAAGATATCCGCAGATCCGAATACAGGCACTATTACTAATCCCGATAAGAATGAACATAATGTCACACTAGTGCCCCCTCAAAATATACCAACACCTGTGCCTGTGCCTGTACCAGTACCAGTAGATCCACCGAAGAAGCCAGAACCTCAGCCTCAGGTAGAAGAAGCAGGTAAAGGTGTTACTGCGATAGGTGATTCCGTAATCCTCGATGCTGCTCCTTATCTACAAGAACTTCTGCCAGGCATTGTTATCGATGGTAAGGTAGGCAGGCAGATGTCACAGGCACAAGAAGTGGTCGATAAACTTAGGACGAAGGGGAAACTTGGCACTCGAGTGATCATTAATCTAGGTACGAACGGAGCTTTTAACTCCAATCAATTGCGGAAATTACTTATTTCACTTGAAGATGTTCAGCAAGTCGTACTGGTAAACACACGTGTACCGAAAAAATGGCAAAATACTGTGAATACCTTGCTTAAGAAAGTGGCTTTAGAATTCCCCAATGCTATGGTTGTAGACTGGCATTCCTCAAGCGAAGGAAAGGATTCTTACTTCTATGAGGATGGCGTTCATCTAAAACGAGAAGGTGCCAAATCCTATGCAGCACTTGTAGCTAAAGCCATACAAAAGGAGAATCAATGA
- a CDS encoding UvrB/UvrC motif-containing protein → MKDGLGHIIYVGKAKQLKRRVKSYFQNSKSHSPKVKQLVRHIKDLDIILTDTEFEAFMLECKLIKEIKPMYNRKMKNPQAYTYIVIGTDDKMHSLEITYDPTVQKGNHIWGPYTSRSTVERAVQGIKESSKILCSNPSSKNSLCLNHSLGLCIGMCAGGDAAVQYNTIIDKVIALLNGTDSSLLVEMEQQMTKAAEQFDFETAAKYRDYIGAISFLNHKEKVIEFAAENQNIAILEAMDEQTLKLILLKGNRILAHTKLEYAQPDITYLQAVITSAIMDTFCGELNQAPAAITRHEIDEAQIIYSYLKSSSCSYIIVQEDWLAANNHSRLDTAVDELLRIFLNATPAHSYN, encoded by the coding sequence ATGAAGGATGGCCTTGGCCATATTATATATGTGGGTAAGGCGAAACAGCTGAAACGGAGAGTGAAATCCTATTTTCAAAACTCGAAGTCTCATTCCCCAAAGGTAAAACAGCTCGTTCGACATATTAAAGATTTGGATATTATCCTTACAGATACCGAATTTGAAGCTTTTATGCTGGAGTGCAAATTAATTAAAGAAATAAAGCCCATGTACAATAGAAAAATGAAAAATCCGCAGGCCTATACGTATATCGTAATAGGAACGGATGATAAAATGCATTCGTTAGAGATTACCTATGATCCTACTGTTCAAAAAGGTAACCATATTTGGGGCCCCTACACGAGCAGAAGTACCGTGGAAAGAGCCGTGCAAGGCATCAAGGAAAGCTCAAAAATCCTTTGCAGCAATCCAAGCTCCAAAAATTCTTTATGCCTAAACCATTCGCTTGGCTTATGCATAGGGATGTGTGCTGGCGGCGATGCTGCCGTTCAATATAATACAATCATTGATAAAGTCATAGCCCTACTAAACGGAACGGATTCCAGCCTCCTTGTGGAGATGGAGCAACAGATGACTAAAGCTGCAGAGCAATTTGACTTCGAAACCGCCGCCAAATACAGGGATTATATCGGAGCCATCAGCTTCCTGAATCACAAAGAGAAGGTTATCGAATTCGCTGCAGAGAATCAGAATATCGCGATCCTTGAAGCCATGGATGAACAGACGCTTAAACTCATATTGCTCAAAGGAAATCGCATCCTGGCGCATACTAAGCTCGAATACGCTCAACCCGATATTACCTACCTGCAAGCCGTTATAACATCAGCGATTATGGACACTTTCTGCGGTGAACTTAACCAGGCCCCGGCAGCAATTACTCGCCATGAAATTGACGAAGCACAAATTATATACAGCTATTTAAAAAGCAGCTCCTGCAGCTACATCATCGTGCAAGAGGATTGGCTTGCAGCAAACAATCATTCCCGTCTAGACACTGCGGTGGACGAGCTGTTGCGTATCTTTTTAAATGCTACTCCAGCCCATTCGTATAATTAA
- a CDS encoding GNAT family N-acetyltransferase, protein MKIREATASDIDGIAFVHATSWKTTYKGLISDEFLDNFTVEARRKRWIQNFENPNKDEVMYVAEDEAGMIIGFANGGARREPDLYDAELYALYLLKEHQGKGLGKQLIRSVAQNLLKKNYSSFMTWVLVGNPAIHFYHSVGGESISSIEVKIGNELLEEIKIGWQDIRGIGID, encoded by the coding sequence ATGAAGATCAGAGAAGCAACAGCTAGTGATATAGACGGGATCGCTTTCGTCCACGCTACGAGTTGGAAAACCACGTATAAAGGACTAATATCAGACGAGTTTCTTGATAATTTCACAGTAGAAGCTAGAAGGAAGCGCTGGATTCAGAATTTTGAAAATCCCAATAAAGACGAGGTAATGTATGTTGCTGAAGATGAGGCTGGGATGATCATTGGCTTTGCAAATGGAGGGGCGCGAAGAGAGCCGGATCTCTACGATGCGGAGCTTTACGCACTTTATTTGCTTAAGGAACACCAAGGAAAAGGTCTAGGGAAGCAGCTCATAAGAAGTGTAGCACAGAATTTATTGAAGAAAAATTATAGTTCGTTCATGACTTGGGTGCTGGTGGGCAATCCGGCGATTCATTTCTACCACAGCGTTGGGGGAGAGTCTATCTCAAGTATAGAAGTTAAGATAGGGAATGAATTATTAGAAGAAATAAAAATAGGATGGCAAGACATTAGAGGCATAGGGATTGATTAA
- a CDS encoding RNA polymerase sigma factor: MLKRNKEKLLTLCITDNKENIYRLAYSYVKNKEDALDVVQDSIYKALSSIGLLKNPESVKSWLFRIVVTTSLDFLRKHKRVQPVDDEALDFFIPGAVDVYPDIDLERSLDDLPLKYRNVIVLRYIEDLKIEEVAEVLNENVNTVKTRLYQALQLLRVNMQEESSKEIN, encoded by the coding sequence ATGCTTAAGAGGAATAAAGAGAAATTACTCACTCTTTGTATTACAGATAACAAGGAGAACATATACCGTCTAGCTTACAGCTATGTGAAGAACAAAGAGGATGCATTAGATGTTGTTCAGGATTCGATTTATAAAGCTCTCTCCTCTATAGGGTTGCTAAAGAACCCAGAATCCGTAAAGAGTTGGTTGTTTAGAATCGTAGTAACTACCTCTCTGGATTTTCTGAGGAAACATAAAAGAGTTCAACCAGTAGATGATGAAGCACTCGACTTTTTTATCCCTGGTGCGGTAGACGTGTATCCAGATATTGATTTAGAAAGATCGCTGGATGATCTACCCCTTAAGTATCGAAATGTCATCGTCCTTAGATATATCGAAGATTTAAAGATCGAGGAAGTTGCGGAAGTATTAAATGAAAACGTCAATACAGTAAAGACTAGACTATATCAAGCACTCCAGTTATTAAGAGTCAACATGCAGGAAGAATCCTCAAAGGAGATCAATTAG